From one Ammospiza nelsoni isolate bAmmNel1 chromosome 14, bAmmNel1.pri, whole genome shotgun sequence genomic stretch:
- the SEMA6D gene encoding semaphorin-6D isoform X3 yields MRLPVLCALVTLLSLSPCRAVSFPEDEDPINVVDYHYSRQYPVFRGRPSGNESQHRLDFQLMLKIRDTLYITGRDQVYTVNLNEVPKSEVIPSKKLTWRSKQQDRENCAMKGKHKDECHNFIKVFVPRNDEMVFVCGTNAFNPMCRYYRLNTLEYDGEEISGLARCPFDARQTNVALFADGKLYSATVADFLASDAVIYRSMGDGSALRTIKYDSKWIKEPHFLHAIEYGNYVYFFFREIAVEHNTLGKAVYSRVARICKNDMGGSQRVLEKHWTSFLKARLNCSVPGDSFFYFDVLQSITDIIEINGVPTVVGVFTTQLNSIPGSAVCAFSMDDIEKVFKGRFKEQKTPDSVWTAVPEDKVPKPRPGCCAKHGLAEAFKTSIDFPDETLSFIKSHPLMDSAVPSVTEEPWFTKTRVRYRLTAIAVDHAAGPYQNYTVIFVGSEAGVVLKILAKTRPFSLNDSILLEEIEAYNHAKCNAESEEDRRVISLQLDRDHHALFVAFSSCVVRIPLSRCERHGSCKKACIASRDPYCGWLDHEACGRVTPGMLFSLFVSYNHSTGGYVQDVEYGNTAQLGDCHDMEFSSASITTMASIPVISPKVIGSWKPKVTGSRKFVVQDDPNTSDYSDPLSGVPKGVRWEVQSGESNQMVHMNVLITCVFAAFVLGAFIAGVAVYCYRDIFVRKSRKIHKDAESAQSCTDSSGSFAKLNGLFDSPVKEYQQNIDSPKLYTNLLTSRKELPPNGDTKSMMMDHRGQPPELAALPTPESTPVLQQKTLQAMKSQSDKAHGNLNASRKETPLKSPQFFPSSPPPHSPLSHGHIPSAIVLPNATHDYNTSFSNSNAHKTDKKMQHIDHPLTKSSSKRDHRRSVDSRNTLNDFLKHLNETTNNPKAIMGDIQVAHQTLMLDPMGNMSEIPPKVPNREASLYSPPSTLPRNSPTKRVDVPTTPGVPMTSLERQRGYHKNSSQRHSISALPKNLNSPNGVLLSRQPSINRGGYIAPTAGTKMDYMQGTPVSVHLQPSLSRQSSYTSNGTLPRTGVKRTPSLKPDVPPKPSFVPQTTPVRPLNKYSY; encoded by the exons ATGAGGCTCCCCGTGCTCTGTGCCTTGGTGACACTGCTGAGCCTGTCCCCGTGCCGGGCCGTCAGCTTCCCCGAAGACGAGGACCCCATCAACGTCGTGGACTACCACT ATTCAAGGCAATATCCAGTATTTAGAGGACGCCCTTCAGGCAATGAATCTCAGCACAGACTGGACTTCCAACTAATGTTGAAAATTCGAGACACACTTTATATCACTGGCAG GGACCAGGTTTATACTGTAAACTTAAATGAAGTTCCGAAATCAGAAGTTATCCCAAGCAAG aaattaaCGTGGAGATCAAAGCAGCAGGATAGAGAGAACTGTGCTATGAAAGGCAAACACAAA GATGAATGCCATAACTTCATTAAAGTCTTTGTTCCAAGAAATGATGAGATGGTGTTTGTCTGTGGAACAAATGCATTTAACCCTATGTGCAGATACTATCGG tTGAATACATTAGAGTATGATGGGGAGGAAATTAGTGGTTTGGCAAGATGCCCATTTGATGCCAGACAAACCAATGTCGCCCTCTTTGCTG ATGGAAAATTGTATTCGGCAACAGTAGCAGATTTCCTGGCAAGTGATGCTGTTATTTATCGCAGCATGGGGGATGGATCTGCCTTAAGAACAATAAAGTATGACTCCAAATGGATAAAAG AGCCACACTTCCTCCATGCCATAGAATATGGGAACtatgtttatttcttcttccGAGAAATTGCTGTAGAGCACAACACTTTAGGCAAG GCTGTGTATTCCCGTGTGGCACGCATCTGCAAAAATGACATGGGGGGCTCCCAAAGGGTCCTGGAGAAGCACTGGACATCCTTTCTGAAAGCTCGGCTCAACTGCTCAGTTCCTGGGGATTCTTTCTTCTACTTTGATGTTCTGCAGTCCATCACGGACATCATAGAAATCAATGGAGTGCCCACTGTTGTGGGTGTATTCACCACACAGCTCAACAG CATCCCTGGTTCAGCAGTGTGTGCTTTCAGCATGGATGACATTGAGAAAGTCTTCAAAGGAAGatttaaagaacaaaagacTCCTGACTCTGTTTGGACAGCTGTACCTGAAGACAAAGTACCAAAGCCAAG ACCTGGCTGCTGTGCAAAACATGGCCTAGCAGAGGCTTTCAAAACCTCCATTGATTTCCCAGACGAAACGCTCTCCTTCATCAAATCTCATCCATTGATGGACTCAGCTGTTCCCTCAGTCACTGAGGAGCCCTGGTTTACCAAAACACGTGTCAG ATACAGATTGACAGCAATTGCTGTAGACCACGCTGCTGGACCCTACCAGAACTACACTGTCATATTTGTTGGCTCCGAAGCAGGAGTAGTACTTAAAATCTTGGCAAAGACCAGGCCTTTTTCTTTGAATGACAGCATATTACTGGAAGAGATTGAAGCATATAATCATGCAAA GTGTAATGCAGAAAGTGAGGAGGACAGAAGAGTCATTTCCCTCCAGCTGGACAGAGACCACCATGCTCTGTTCGTGGCATTCTCCAGCTGCGTCGTTAGAATTCCCCTGAGTCGGTGTGAGCGTCACGGGTCATGTAAAAA GGCGTGTATTGCTTCACGGGACCCGTACTGTGGCTGGTTAGACCATGAGGCATGTGGAAGAGTGACACCAGGCATGCT GTTCTCTTTGTTTGTTTCATACAACCACAGCACTGGAGGATACGTCCAAGATGTCGAATACGGCAACACGGCGCAGCTTGGGGACTGCCATG ACATGGAGTTCTCCTCAGCTTCCATTACCACAATGGCAAGTATCCCAGTTATATCACCTAAAGTGATTGGTTCCTGGAAACCTAAAGTGACTGGCTCTCGGAAATTTGTAGTTCAAGATGACCCAAACACTTCTGATTATTCTGATCCATTATCAGGTGTCCCAAAGG GTGTGAGGTGGGAAGTACAATCAGGAGAGTCCAACCAAATGGTGCATATGAATGTCCTAATCACTTGTGTCTTTGCCGCGTTTGTCCTGGGAGCCTTTATTGCGGGAGTGGCCGTTTACTGTTACCGGGATATATTTGTGCGGAAATCCAGGAAAATACACAAAGATGCGGAATCGGCTCAGTCCTGCACTGACTCCAGCGGGAGCTTTGCCAAACTGAATGGGCTGTTTGACAGCCCTGTCAAGGAGTATCAGCAGAACATTGATTCACCCAAACTGTACACAAACCTGCTGACCAGCAGGAAGGAGTTGCCTCCAAACGGCGATACCAAGTCCATGATGATGGACCACAGGGGACAGCCTCCAGAATTAGCTGCACTTCCAACTCCTGAATCTACTCCAGTTCTCCAACAAAAGACTCTGCAGGCTATGAAGAGTCAGTCGGACAAAGCGCACGGTAACCTCAATGCTTCACGAAAGGAAACCCCCCTAAAAAGCCCTCAGTTTTTTCCTTCTAGTCCTCCACCCCACTCTCCTCTAAGTCATGGACATATTCCCAGTGCTATTGTTCTTCCCAATGCTACCCATGACTACAACACATCTTTCTCAAATTCTAATGCGCACAAGACAGACAAAAAGATGCAACATATTGATCATCCACTTACAAAATCATCCAGCAAAAGAGACCACAGGAGATCTGTTGATTCCAGGAACACCCTGAATGATTTTCTGAAACACTTAAATGAAACTACTAATAATCCCAAAGCAATTATGGGAGATATTCAAGTGGCCCACCAGACTTTAATGCTGGATCCAATGGGCAATATGTCTGAGATCCCACCTAAGGTTCCCAACAGGGAGGCGTCTTTATACTCTCCTCCATCGACTCTGCCAAGAAACAGTCCCACAAAACGAGTGGATGTTCCCACCACTCCTGGAGTACCAATGACCTCTTTGGAAAGGCAGAGGGGTTATCACAAAAATTCTTCACAGAGGCACTCAATATCTGCCCTTCCTAAAAACTTGAACTCACCAAATGGTGTTTTGTTATCCAGACAGCCAAGTATTAATCGTGGGGGGTACATAGCTCCCACAGCAGGCACTAAGATGGACTACATGCAAGGGACGCCTGTCAGCGTTCACCTCCAGCCTTCCTTGTCCAGGCAAAGCAGCTACACGAGCAATGGCACCCTGCCTCGCACAGGAGTAAAGAGGACACCCTCCCTAAAACCTGACGTGCCACCAAAACCCTCATTCGTCCCTCAGACGACACCAGTCAGACCACTGAACAAATACAGCTACTAG
- the SEMA6D gene encoding semaphorin-6D isoform X1 produces MRLPVLCALVTLLSLSPCRAVSFPEDEDPINVVDYHYSRQYPVFRGRPSGNESQHRLDFQLMLKIRDTLYITGRDQVYTVNLNEVPKSEVIPSKKLTWRSKQQDRENCAMKGKHKDECHNFIKVFVPRNDEMVFVCGTNAFNPMCRYYRLNTLEYDGEEISGLARCPFDARQTNVALFADGKLYSATVADFLASDAVIYRSMGDGSALRTIKYDSKWIKEPHFLHAIEYGNYVYFFFREIAVEHNTLGKAVYSRVARICKNDMGGSQRVLEKHWTSFLKARLNCSVPGDSFFYFDVLQSITDIIEINGVPTVVGVFTTQLNSIPGSAVCAFSMDDIEKVFKGRFKEQKTPDSVWTAVPEDKVPKPRPGCCAKHGLAEAFKTSIDFPDETLSFIKSHPLMDSAVPSVTEEPWFTKTRVRYRLTAIAVDHAAGPYQNYTVIFVGSEAGVVLKILAKTRPFSLNDSILLEEIEAYNHAKCNAESEEDRRVISLQLDRDHHALFVAFSSCVVRIPLSRCERHGSCKKACIASRDPYCGWLDHEACGRVTPGMLFSLFVSYNHSTGGYVQDVEYGNTAQLGDCHEILPTTATPDYKIFGDPTSDMEFSSASITTMASIPVISPKVIGSWKPKVTGSRKFVVQDDPNTSDYSDPLSGVPKGVRWEVQSGESNQMVHMNVLITCVFAAFVLGAFIAGVAVYCYRDIFVRKSRKIHKDAESAQSCTDSSGSFAKLNGLFDSPVKEYQQNIDSPKLYTNLLTSRKELPPNGDTKSMMMDHRGQPPELAALPTPESTPVLQQKTLQAMKSQSDKAHGNLNASRKETPLKSPQFFPSSPPPHSPLSHGHIPSAIVLPNATHDYNTSFSNSNAHKTDKKMQHIDHPLTKSSSKRDHRRSVDSRNTLNDFLKHLNETTNNPKAIMGDIQVAHQTLMLDPMGNMSEIPPKVPNREASLYSPPSTLPRNSPTKRVDVPTTPGVPMTSLERQRGYHKNSSQRHSISALPKNLNSPNGVLLSRQPSINRGGYIAPTAGTKMDYMQGTPVSVHLQPSLSRQSSYTSNGTLPRTGVKRTPSLKPDVPPKPSFVPQTTPVRPLNKYSY; encoded by the exons ATGAGGCTCCCCGTGCTCTGTGCCTTGGTGACACTGCTGAGCCTGTCCCCGTGCCGGGCCGTCAGCTTCCCCGAAGACGAGGACCCCATCAACGTCGTGGACTACCACT ATTCAAGGCAATATCCAGTATTTAGAGGACGCCCTTCAGGCAATGAATCTCAGCACAGACTGGACTTCCAACTAATGTTGAAAATTCGAGACACACTTTATATCACTGGCAG GGACCAGGTTTATACTGTAAACTTAAATGAAGTTCCGAAATCAGAAGTTATCCCAAGCAAG aaattaaCGTGGAGATCAAAGCAGCAGGATAGAGAGAACTGTGCTATGAAAGGCAAACACAAA GATGAATGCCATAACTTCATTAAAGTCTTTGTTCCAAGAAATGATGAGATGGTGTTTGTCTGTGGAACAAATGCATTTAACCCTATGTGCAGATACTATCGG tTGAATACATTAGAGTATGATGGGGAGGAAATTAGTGGTTTGGCAAGATGCCCATTTGATGCCAGACAAACCAATGTCGCCCTCTTTGCTG ATGGAAAATTGTATTCGGCAACAGTAGCAGATTTCCTGGCAAGTGATGCTGTTATTTATCGCAGCATGGGGGATGGATCTGCCTTAAGAACAATAAAGTATGACTCCAAATGGATAAAAG AGCCACACTTCCTCCATGCCATAGAATATGGGAACtatgtttatttcttcttccGAGAAATTGCTGTAGAGCACAACACTTTAGGCAAG GCTGTGTATTCCCGTGTGGCACGCATCTGCAAAAATGACATGGGGGGCTCCCAAAGGGTCCTGGAGAAGCACTGGACATCCTTTCTGAAAGCTCGGCTCAACTGCTCAGTTCCTGGGGATTCTTTCTTCTACTTTGATGTTCTGCAGTCCATCACGGACATCATAGAAATCAATGGAGTGCCCACTGTTGTGGGTGTATTCACCACACAGCTCAACAG CATCCCTGGTTCAGCAGTGTGTGCTTTCAGCATGGATGACATTGAGAAAGTCTTCAAAGGAAGatttaaagaacaaaagacTCCTGACTCTGTTTGGACAGCTGTACCTGAAGACAAAGTACCAAAGCCAAG ACCTGGCTGCTGTGCAAAACATGGCCTAGCAGAGGCTTTCAAAACCTCCATTGATTTCCCAGACGAAACGCTCTCCTTCATCAAATCTCATCCATTGATGGACTCAGCTGTTCCCTCAGTCACTGAGGAGCCCTGGTTTACCAAAACACGTGTCAG ATACAGATTGACAGCAATTGCTGTAGACCACGCTGCTGGACCCTACCAGAACTACACTGTCATATTTGTTGGCTCCGAAGCAGGAGTAGTACTTAAAATCTTGGCAAAGACCAGGCCTTTTTCTTTGAATGACAGCATATTACTGGAAGAGATTGAAGCATATAATCATGCAAA GTGTAATGCAGAAAGTGAGGAGGACAGAAGAGTCATTTCCCTCCAGCTGGACAGAGACCACCATGCTCTGTTCGTGGCATTCTCCAGCTGCGTCGTTAGAATTCCCCTGAGTCGGTGTGAGCGTCACGGGTCATGTAAAAA GGCGTGTATTGCTTCACGGGACCCGTACTGTGGCTGGTTAGACCATGAGGCATGTGGAAGAGTGACACCAGGCATGCT GTTCTCTTTGTTTGTTTCATACAACCACAGCACTGGAGGATACGTCCAAGATGTCGAATACGGCAACACGGCGCAGCTTGGGGACTGCCATG AAATTTTGCCTACTACAGCTACACCAGATTACAAAATATTTGGCGACCCAACATCTG ACATGGAGTTCTCCTCAGCTTCCATTACCACAATGGCAAGTATCCCAGTTATATCACCTAAAGTGATTGGTTCCTGGAAACCTAAAGTGACTGGCTCTCGGAAATTTGTAGTTCAAGATGACCCAAACACTTCTGATTATTCTGATCCATTATCAGGTGTCCCAAAGG GTGTGAGGTGGGAAGTACAATCAGGAGAGTCCAACCAAATGGTGCATATGAATGTCCTAATCACTTGTGTCTTTGCCGCGTTTGTCCTGGGAGCCTTTATTGCGGGAGTGGCCGTTTACTGTTACCGGGATATATTTGTGCGGAAATCCAGGAAAATACACAAAGATGCGGAATCGGCTCAGTCCTGCACTGACTCCAGCGGGAGCTTTGCCAAACTGAATGGGCTGTTTGACAGCCCTGTCAAGGAGTATCAGCAGAACATTGATTCACCCAAACTGTACACAAACCTGCTGACCAGCAGGAAGGAGTTGCCTCCAAACGGCGATACCAAGTCCATGATGATGGACCACAGGGGACAGCCTCCAGAATTAGCTGCACTTCCAACTCCTGAATCTACTCCAGTTCTCCAACAAAAGACTCTGCAGGCTATGAAGAGTCAGTCGGACAAAGCGCACGGTAACCTCAATGCTTCACGAAAGGAAACCCCCCTAAAAAGCCCTCAGTTTTTTCCTTCTAGTCCTCCACCCCACTCTCCTCTAAGTCATGGACATATTCCCAGTGCTATTGTTCTTCCCAATGCTACCCATGACTACAACACATCTTTCTCAAATTCTAATGCGCACAAGACAGACAAAAAGATGCAACATATTGATCATCCACTTACAAAATCATCCAGCAAAAGAGACCACAGGAGATCTGTTGATTCCAGGAACACCCTGAATGATTTTCTGAAACACTTAAATGAAACTACTAATAATCCCAAAGCAATTATGGGAGATATTCAAGTGGCCCACCAGACTTTAATGCTGGATCCAATGGGCAATATGTCTGAGATCCCACCTAAGGTTCCCAACAGGGAGGCGTCTTTATACTCTCCTCCATCGACTCTGCCAAGAAACAGTCCCACAAAACGAGTGGATGTTCCCACCACTCCTGGAGTACCAATGACCTCTTTGGAAAGGCAGAGGGGTTATCACAAAAATTCTTCACAGAGGCACTCAATATCTGCCCTTCCTAAAAACTTGAACTCACCAAATGGTGTTTTGTTATCCAGACAGCCAAGTATTAATCGTGGGGGGTACATAGCTCCCACAGCAGGCACTAAGATGGACTACATGCAAGGGACGCCTGTCAGCGTTCACCTCCAGCCTTCCTTGTCCAGGCAAAGCAGCTACACGAGCAATGGCACCCTGCCTCGCACAGGAGTAAAGAGGACACCCTCCCTAAAACCTGACGTGCCACCAAAACCCTCATTCGTCCCTCAGACGACACCAGTCAGACCACTGAACAAATACAGCTACTAG
- the SEMA6D gene encoding semaphorin-6D isoform X2, which translates to MRLPVLCALVTLLSLSPCRAVSFPEDEDPINVVDYHYSRQYPVFRGRPSGNESQHRLDFQLMLKIRDTLYITGRDQVYTVNLNEVPKSEVIPSKKLTWRSKQQDRENCAMKGKHKDECHNFIKVFVPRNDEMVFVCGTNAFNPMCRYYRLNTLEYDGEEISGLARCPFDARQTNVALFADGKLYSATVADFLASDAVIYRSMGDGSALRTIKYDSKWIKEPHFLHAIEYGNYVYFFFREIAVEHNTLGKAVYSRVARICKNDMGGSQRVLEKHWTSFLKARLNCSVPGDSFFYFDVLQSITDIIEINGVPTVVGVFTTQLNSIPGSAVCAFSMDDIEKVFKGRFKEQKTPDSVWTAVPEDKVPKPRPGCCAKHGLAEAFKTSIDFPDETLSFIKSHPLMDSAVPSVTEEPWFTKTRVRYRLTAIAVDHAAGPYQNYTVIFVGSEAGVVLKILAKTRPFSLNDSILLEEIEAYNHAKCNAESEEDRRVISLQLDRDHHALFVAFSSCVVRIPLSRCERHGSCKKACIASRDPYCGWLDHEACGRVTPGMLTGGYVQDVEYGNTAQLGDCHEILPTTATPDYKIFGDPTSDMEFSSASITTMASIPVISPKVIGSWKPKVTGSRKFVVQDDPNTSDYSDPLSGVPKGVRWEVQSGESNQMVHMNVLITCVFAAFVLGAFIAGVAVYCYRDIFVRKSRKIHKDAESAQSCTDSSGSFAKLNGLFDSPVKEYQQNIDSPKLYTNLLTSRKELPPNGDTKSMMMDHRGQPPELAALPTPESTPVLQQKTLQAMKSQSDKAHGNLNASRKETPLKSPQFFPSSPPPHSPLSHGHIPSAIVLPNATHDYNTSFSNSNAHKTDKKMQHIDHPLTKSSSKRDHRRSVDSRNTLNDFLKHLNETTNNPKAIMGDIQVAHQTLMLDPMGNMSEIPPKVPNREASLYSPPSTLPRNSPTKRVDVPTTPGVPMTSLERQRGYHKNSSQRHSISALPKNLNSPNGVLLSRQPSINRGGYIAPTAGTKMDYMQGTPVSVHLQPSLSRQSSYTSNGTLPRTGVKRTPSLKPDVPPKPSFVPQTTPVRPLNKYSY; encoded by the exons ATGAGGCTCCCCGTGCTCTGTGCCTTGGTGACACTGCTGAGCCTGTCCCCGTGCCGGGCCGTCAGCTTCCCCGAAGACGAGGACCCCATCAACGTCGTGGACTACCACT ATTCAAGGCAATATCCAGTATTTAGAGGACGCCCTTCAGGCAATGAATCTCAGCACAGACTGGACTTCCAACTAATGTTGAAAATTCGAGACACACTTTATATCACTGGCAG GGACCAGGTTTATACTGTAAACTTAAATGAAGTTCCGAAATCAGAAGTTATCCCAAGCAAG aaattaaCGTGGAGATCAAAGCAGCAGGATAGAGAGAACTGTGCTATGAAAGGCAAACACAAA GATGAATGCCATAACTTCATTAAAGTCTTTGTTCCAAGAAATGATGAGATGGTGTTTGTCTGTGGAACAAATGCATTTAACCCTATGTGCAGATACTATCGG tTGAATACATTAGAGTATGATGGGGAGGAAATTAGTGGTTTGGCAAGATGCCCATTTGATGCCAGACAAACCAATGTCGCCCTCTTTGCTG ATGGAAAATTGTATTCGGCAACAGTAGCAGATTTCCTGGCAAGTGATGCTGTTATTTATCGCAGCATGGGGGATGGATCTGCCTTAAGAACAATAAAGTATGACTCCAAATGGATAAAAG AGCCACACTTCCTCCATGCCATAGAATATGGGAACtatgtttatttcttcttccGAGAAATTGCTGTAGAGCACAACACTTTAGGCAAG GCTGTGTATTCCCGTGTGGCACGCATCTGCAAAAATGACATGGGGGGCTCCCAAAGGGTCCTGGAGAAGCACTGGACATCCTTTCTGAAAGCTCGGCTCAACTGCTCAGTTCCTGGGGATTCTTTCTTCTACTTTGATGTTCTGCAGTCCATCACGGACATCATAGAAATCAATGGAGTGCCCACTGTTGTGGGTGTATTCACCACACAGCTCAACAG CATCCCTGGTTCAGCAGTGTGTGCTTTCAGCATGGATGACATTGAGAAAGTCTTCAAAGGAAGatttaaagaacaaaagacTCCTGACTCTGTTTGGACAGCTGTACCTGAAGACAAAGTACCAAAGCCAAG ACCTGGCTGCTGTGCAAAACATGGCCTAGCAGAGGCTTTCAAAACCTCCATTGATTTCCCAGACGAAACGCTCTCCTTCATCAAATCTCATCCATTGATGGACTCAGCTGTTCCCTCAGTCACTGAGGAGCCCTGGTTTACCAAAACACGTGTCAG ATACAGATTGACAGCAATTGCTGTAGACCACGCTGCTGGACCCTACCAGAACTACACTGTCATATTTGTTGGCTCCGAAGCAGGAGTAGTACTTAAAATCTTGGCAAAGACCAGGCCTTTTTCTTTGAATGACAGCATATTACTGGAAGAGATTGAAGCATATAATCATGCAAA GTGTAATGCAGAAAGTGAGGAGGACAGAAGAGTCATTTCCCTCCAGCTGGACAGAGACCACCATGCTCTGTTCGTGGCATTCTCCAGCTGCGTCGTTAGAATTCCCCTGAGTCGGTGTGAGCGTCACGGGTCATGTAAAAA GGCGTGTATTGCTTCACGGGACCCGTACTGTGGCTGGTTAGACCATGAGGCATGTGGAAGAGTGACACCAGGCATGCT CACTGGAGGATACGTCCAAGATGTCGAATACGGCAACACGGCGCAGCTTGGGGACTGCCATG AAATTTTGCCTACTACAGCTACACCAGATTACAAAATATTTGGCGACCCAACATCTG ACATGGAGTTCTCCTCAGCTTCCATTACCACAATGGCAAGTATCCCAGTTATATCACCTAAAGTGATTGGTTCCTGGAAACCTAAAGTGACTGGCTCTCGGAAATTTGTAGTTCAAGATGACCCAAACACTTCTGATTATTCTGATCCATTATCAGGTGTCCCAAAGG GTGTGAGGTGGGAAGTACAATCAGGAGAGTCCAACCAAATGGTGCATATGAATGTCCTAATCACTTGTGTCTTTGCCGCGTTTGTCCTGGGAGCCTTTATTGCGGGAGTGGCCGTTTACTGTTACCGGGATATATTTGTGCGGAAATCCAGGAAAATACACAAAGATGCGGAATCGGCTCAGTCCTGCACTGACTCCAGCGGGAGCTTTGCCAAACTGAATGGGCTGTTTGACAGCCCTGTCAAGGAGTATCAGCAGAACATTGATTCACCCAAACTGTACACAAACCTGCTGACCAGCAGGAAGGAGTTGCCTCCAAACGGCGATACCAAGTCCATGATGATGGACCACAGGGGACAGCCTCCAGAATTAGCTGCACTTCCAACTCCTGAATCTACTCCAGTTCTCCAACAAAAGACTCTGCAGGCTATGAAGAGTCAGTCGGACAAAGCGCACGGTAACCTCAATGCTTCACGAAAGGAAACCCCCCTAAAAAGCCCTCAGTTTTTTCCTTCTAGTCCTCCACCCCACTCTCCTCTAAGTCATGGACATATTCCCAGTGCTATTGTTCTTCCCAATGCTACCCATGACTACAACACATCTTTCTCAAATTCTAATGCGCACAAGACAGACAAAAAGATGCAACATATTGATCATCCACTTACAAAATCATCCAGCAAAAGAGACCACAGGAGATCTGTTGATTCCAGGAACACCCTGAATGATTTTCTGAAACACTTAAATGAAACTACTAATAATCCCAAAGCAATTATGGGAGATATTCAAGTGGCCCACCAGACTTTAATGCTGGATCCAATGGGCAATATGTCTGAGATCCCACCTAAGGTTCCCAACAGGGAGGCGTCTTTATACTCTCCTCCATCGACTCTGCCAAGAAACAGTCCCACAAAACGAGTGGATGTTCCCACCACTCCTGGAGTACCAATGACCTCTTTGGAAAGGCAGAGGGGTTATCACAAAAATTCTTCACAGAGGCACTCAATATCTGCCCTTCCTAAAAACTTGAACTCACCAAATGGTGTTTTGTTATCCAGACAGCCAAGTATTAATCGTGGGGGGTACATAGCTCCCACAGCAGGCACTAAGATGGACTACATGCAAGGGACGCCTGTCAGCGTTCACCTCCAGCCTTCCTTGTCCAGGCAAAGCAGCTACACGAGCAATGGCACCCTGCCTCGCACAGGAGTAAAGAGGACACCCTCCCTAAAACCTGACGTGCCACCAAAACCCTCATTCGTCCCTCAGACGACACCAGTCAGACCACTGAACAAATACAGCTACTAG